From one Mytilus galloprovincialis chromosome 13, xbMytGall1.hap1.1, whole genome shotgun sequence genomic stretch:
- the LOC143057588 gene encoding N-alpha-acetyltransferase 38, NatC auxiliary subunit-like encodes MAGEVMQENAKEEDNEKSGGKIKLEKWLNKSMKIKMTDGRTLIGVFLCTDKDRNVILGSCEEYLRSPDVEDREDPRILGLAMIPGHQIVTVHIDENDNNDQGIL; translated from the exons ATGGCCGGCGAAGTGATG caagAAAATGCCAAAGAAGAAGATAATGAGAAGTCTGGTGGAAAGATAAAGTTAGAGAAATGGTTGAACAAAAGTATGAAGATCAAGATGACAGACGGAAGAACAttaattg gaGTATTTTTATGTACAGATAAAGACAGGAATGTTATATTAGGCTCGTGTGAAGAGTATTTGAGGTCTCCAG ATGTTGAAGACAGAGAAGATCCAAGAATATTAGGACTAGCTATGATCCCAGGACATCAGATAGTCACTGTACATATTGATGAAAATGATAATAACGATCAGGGAATATTGTGA
- the LOC143057895 gene encoding uncharacterized protein LOC143057895: MFSKLFSLFIFAVVIISDVISFKTGVTRQSCTSMRPEHKRPNTNWEYAPQFTRDPPFEIKVNTTKVKPGELVEVVLTSKGKYDFFKGYFMQVFEDKSFFSKIIPLPQGSWIPLGRSRTLQCHIYEDSISHTEASYKRNVTMLWRAPMAATHPFKVKATVVRNYTHYWEDIWSPTIYPTEMISIVTPPVNPNPAPATQNKENEKKDLLESLAKEVGADSAKELLEILRQKVDEKNNPAPSPASTAAPTKTADQKIDELKKNHPDTAKKIETAAKNPSILDKVKNLFGGKKEGEKKSGGFLSSMLGGGSGMMSMLPMLLPMLTKGKGGGMGGGMGGMLSSLMGGGGGGSSNPMMSMMSSMMGGGGAGGLMSLLGGGAPKKSSNPLAALMGGGGGGGGSSNPLAALMGGGGGGGGGSNPLAALMGGGGGGGSSNPLAAMMGGGGGAGQRQGGGGNPINDLMSNPAISSMLKSMTGGGPRPPPTGGAGGQNLASLLGVDPNAGAPRAELAENTSGTKARPINNNAFPQMIGNTQRQNTMGGSNNGRGGSNNGMGGFQGMQGRQNGNGQFPGMNSQMGGFNSQQGRFGGQQNMGQNQFNRPQTSGQMNRGMTGSFGRPQQGQNGFQNQNNMNGQFNQGMNSGQTGQNGFQQTQSQQNQQSTVVDMNKIQSMMNGPNGNAVKNAMQEMMAGRKTAAEVMSLVNSHPNGGSHTNGQTGFNNGNGNPAGNNGFNNGMSNSNGQGGFNNGNGNPSVNNGFNNGMSNSNGQGGFNNGMSNSNGQGGFNNGMSNANGQGGFNNGNGNPSGNNGFSNGMSNSNGRQNGFNNGMTSQAGNGGFNNGGSNTGMGNNGGQGGFGNGMPGQNGNQNNQQSFNQGGSGQMPNTGNTNHNGGGHSGQGPNPNINPPPDNTPNTGSSSFMGMPDFSKMAGGQSSKPSNSMSSFDMTSFMGGAGTGGASGASGASGQQDLSSLINGLKENPESPDISKLLEGVDMDKMGGMLGMPGMSGDDLKGSLGGILNGPQGSSILSAASAMLSGGKVDDSNPLAGLLNGPNGDKIKSMAGDLMSGKGGGLASLMGGGGGGGGLGGMMAMFG, translated from the exons AtgttttctaaattattttctttgtttatatttgcCGTTGTTATAATAAGTGATGTTATAAGCTTTAAAACAGGAGTTACAAGACAATCATGTACAAGTATGAGACCAGAACACAAAAGACCAAATACTAACTGGGAATATGCTCCTCAATTTACGCGGGATCCTCcatttgaaataaaagtaaacacAACAAAAGTTAAACCAGGAGAACTTGTCGAAG ttgtTTTAACATCCAAAGGAAAATATGACTTTTTCAAAGGCTATTTTATGCAAGTTTTTGAGGACAAAAGTTTCTTTAGTAAAATTATACCATTACCTCAGGGGTCATGGATACCTCTAGGAAGGTCAAGGACATTACAATGTCACATTTATGAGGATAGTATCAGCCATACAGAGGCATCATATAAAAGAAATGTAACAATGCTATGGAGAGCTCCGATGGCAGCAACCCATCCGTTTAAAGTAAA AGCTACAGTTGTACGGAACTATACTCATTATTGGGAAGATATCTGGTCGCCAACAATTTATCCTACTG AAATGATTTCCATAGTAACACCACCAGTAAACCCAAATCCTGCACCAGCAACTCAAAACAAGGAAAACGAGAAAAAAGACCTACTTGAATCTTTAGCAAAAGAAGTTGGAGCCGATAGCGCTAAAGAACTATTAGAAATATTGAGGCAAAAAGTAGATGAGAAAAATAACCCAGCGCCTTCACCTGCATCAACAGCTGCTCCAACTAAAACAGCCGACCAAAAAATTgacgaattgaaaaaaaatcatccagACACAGCAAAAAAAATCGAAACGGCTGCAAAAAATCCCAGTATTTTGGATAAAGTTAAAAACTTATTTGGGGGTAAGAAGGAAGGGGAGAAAAAAAGTGGTGGATTTTTATCGAGTATGCTAGGAGGCGGAAGTGGAATGATGAGCATGCTCCCAATGTTACTGCCTATGTTGACAAAGGGCAAAGGAGGAGGAATGGGAGGAGGAATGGGAGGAATGTTGTCTTCATTAATGGGTGGAGGAGGAGGAGGATCATCTAATCCTATGATGTCTATGATGTCAAGTATGATGGGAGGAGGTGGAGCAGGAGGATTGATGTCCCTCCTTGGAGGCGGAGCACCAAAGAAATCAAGTAATCCTCTGGCAGCACTAATGGGTGGTGGAGGAGGTGGTGGCGGTTCATCCAATCCATTGGCAGCATTGATGGGAGGCGGGGGTGGAGGCGGAGGAGGTTCAAATCCATTGGCAGCATTGATGGGTGGTGGGGGTGGAGGCGGAAGTTCTAATCCATTGGCAGCCATGATGGGAGGTGGAGGAGGTGCAGGGCAAAGGCAAGGAGGAGGGGGTAACCCAATAAATGATCTAATGTCAAATCCTGCTATCTCGTCAATGTTGAAAAGTATGACCGGTGGAGGTCCCAGGCCACCACCAACAGGTGGCGCTGGTGGACAAAATCTAGCTTCACTTCTAGGAGTTGACCCTAATGCCGGTGCACCTAGAGCTGAACTGGCAGAAAATACTTCTGGAACGAAAGCAAGACCTATAAATAACAATGCTTTTCCTCAAATGATTGGAAACACACAGAGACAGAATACAATGGGAGGATCAAACAATGGAAGGGGCGGATCAAATAATGGAATGGGCGGATTTCAAGGAATGCAGGGAAGACAAAATGGAAATGGTCAATTTCCAGGAATGAACAGCCAAATGGGAGGATTTAATTCCCAACAGGGAAGATTCGGCGGGCAACAAAATATGGGACAGAATCAGTTTAATCGACCTCAAACATCAGGTCAAATGAATAGAGGCATGACAGGATCGTTTGGAAGACCACAACAAGGTCAGAACGGATTTCAGAACCAAAATAACATGAATGGTCAATTTAATCAAGGTATGAATTCTGGCCAGACAGGTCAAAATGGATTCCAACAAACACAATCTCAGCAAAACCAGCAGTCTACGGTGGTTGATATGAATAAAATTCAGAGTATGATGAATGGTCCAAACGGAAATGCAGTTAAGAACGCAATGCAAGAAATGATGGCAGGTAGAAAAACAGCAGCAGAAGTTATGAGCTTGGTAAATTCTCATCCAAACGGTGGATCGCATACAAATGGACAAACTGGATTCAATAATGGAAATGGTAATCCAGCTGGAAACAATGGGTTTAATAACGGAATGTCGAATTCCAATGGACAAGGAGGATTCAATAATGGAAATGGAAATCCATCTGTAAACAACGGATTTAATAACGGAATGTCGAATTCCAATGGACAAGGAGGGTTCAATAATGGAATGTCGAATTCCAACGGACAAGGAGGGTTCAATAATGGAATGTCGAATGCCAATGGACAAGGAGGATTCAATAATGGAAATGGAAATCCATCTGGAAACAATGGATTTAGTAACGGAATGTCAAATTCCAATGGAAGACAAAACGGATTTAATAATGGAATGACTAGTCAAGCTGGAAATGGTGGATTTAATAATGGTGGAAGTAACACTGGGATGGGAAATAATGGCGGCCAAGGCGGATTCGGTAATGGTATGCCGGGTCAGAATGGAAATCAAAACAATCAACAATCTTTTAATCAGGGCGGAAGTGGCCAAATGCCAAACACCGGTAACACAAATCATAATGGTGGAGGACACAGTGGTCAAGGTCCAAACCCAAATATAAACCCTCCACCAGATAATACACCTAACACCGGAAGTAGTAGTTTTATGGGCATGCCAGATTTCAGTAAAATGGCAGGTGGTCAGTCATCAAAACCCTCCAATTCCATGTCATCGTTTGATATGACAAGTTTTATGGGTGGTGCAGGAACGGGTGGCGCAAGTGGAGCTAGTGGCGCTAGTGGACAGCAGGATTTAAGCAGTTTAATTAATGGTTTGAAAGAAAATCCAGAATCACcagacatttcaaagttattggaAGGTGTTGACATGGATAAAATGGGAGGGATGCTCGGTATGCCTGGTATGAGTGGTGATGACTTGAAGGGGTCTTTAGGGGGAATATTGAATGGACCACAAGGCTCAAGCATTCTAAGCGCAGCATCTGCAATGCTGTCAGGGGGCAAAGTCGACGATTCAAATCCACTAGCCGGTCTTCTAAACGGCCCAAATGGAGACAAGATTAAAAGCATGGCAGGTGATTTAATGAGTGGAAAGGGAGGAGGATTAGCCTCACTAATGGGTGGCGGTGGCGGCGGAGGTGGATTAGGCGGAATGATGGCAATGTTTGGATAA
- the LOC143057886 gene encoding cytochrome b5 domain-containing protein 1-like, which translates to MGRPKYFTPKEVAVHNTVDDLWVSFLGKVYNLTPLCEKYKGDVLLKPIIQAAGGDISHWFNPKTKDIRTHVDPQTGCEIPYCPNGRFVHIPPPYPDSFWANDFGRPWWKDDSYLVGILSQKTRKVKIINTLTSQDHVIEVCSEEIMTEILERYLKYNAHAASYTWKYDSRNLVMGSTLEENGIEDEDEEFYKLSMNDDTFLQAIHLYFNDDLTEA; encoded by the exons ATGGGACGGCCAAAGTATTTTACACCAAAAGAAGTTGCCGTTCATAACACTGTTGACGATTTATGGGTATCATTCCTTGGAAAAGTGTACAATCTTACTCCACTTTGCGAAAAATATAAAG GAGATGTTTTACTGAAGCCCATTATTCAAGCAGCTGGTGGCGACATATCACATTGGTTTAATCCTAAGACAAAAGAT ATCCGTACACATGTAGATCCACAAACTGGGTGTGAAATACCATACTGTCCTAATGGTAGATTTGTACATATACCACCACCTTATCCAGATTCATTTTGGGCCAATGACTTTGGAAGGCCTTGGTGGAAAGATGATAGTTATCTTGTAGGAATTCTGTCGCAGAAAAcaagaaaagttaaaataatcAACACACTTACATCACAGGACCATGTTATTGAG gTTTGTTCAGAAGAGATAATGACAGAAATTTTAGAACGGTACCTGAAATACAATGCACATGCTGCAagttatacatggaaatatgacAGTCGAAATCTTGTGATGGGGAGTACGTTAGAAGAAAATGGTATTGAAGATGAAGATGAGGAATTTTATAAACTGAGCATGAACGATGATACATTCTTACAAGCAATCCATTTGTATTTCAATGATGATTTAACCGAGGCATAA
- the LOC143055850 gene encoding putative defense protein 2, with protein MKLILTFLFLLSNVSICLAYSTGAPKSRIVCSRRQPHHGVQPQITSSPYVILVNTTFPGYGDLIEVTVKAKENARFRGFLIQALPGNDKFVPKETKPIGAFSNGGKLINCFQGNDTVTHTNNQDKSSIKLVFKMSTTEVYKNFSFRATIVKDFRTFWTEVASAPISSPDTGPSPSEDWTRAVIKTAESISKGKSEWDRNIEERLNLGYSKMFNSLGQLKTRNIFGNLPFTNRNNDHKESDTNSLYESDKKLNTLSSDLLTKELLQGDVNSAVFLAKKFNISFSDRNKQRL; from the exons ATGAAATTGATAttgacttttttgtttcttttgtcaAATGTTTCTATTTGTTTGGCATATTCGACCGGAGCCCCTAAATCTAGAATCGTTTGTAGCAGACGACAGCCTCACCATGGAGTTCAGCCACAAATTACCAGTAGTCCATACGTTATCTTGGTAAATACAACTTTTCCCGGATATGGTGACCTAATAGAGG TTACAGTCAAAGCTAAGGAAAACGCTAGGTTCAGAGGCTTTCTAATACAAGCTTTGCCAGGAAATGACAAATTCGTTCCAAAAGAAACCAAACCAATTGGGGCATTTTCAAATGGCGGGAAATTGATAAACTGCTTCCAAGGCAATGACACGGTTACGCATACTAATAACCAAGATAAATCGTCAATAAAACTGGTCTTCAAAATGTCAACAACAGAAGTGTACAAGAATTTCTCCTTCCG tgctACAATTGTAAAGGATTTTAGGACATTTTGGACAGAAGTGGCATCAGCACCTATTTCATCTCCTG ATACTGGTCCATCGCCATCTGAAGACTGGACAAGAGCCGTAATAAAAACAGCAGAAAGTATCAGTAAAGGAAAGTCCGAATGGGATCGAAACATTGAAGAACGGCTAAATCTAGGGTATTCTAAAATGTTTAATTCCCTAGGACAACTGAAAACCAGAAACATTTTTGGTAATCTGCCATTTACAAACAGAAACAATGACCATAAAGAAAGTGATACAAATTCGTTGTACGAAAGTGATAAAAAGCTGAATACATTGTCATCTGATTTGCTAACTAAAGAATTGTTACAAGGAGACGTTAATTCTGCTGTATTCTTAGCAAAGAagttcaacatttctttttcagATCGAAACAAACAAAgattataa